A region of Anguilla rostrata isolate EN2019 chromosome 10, ASM1855537v3, whole genome shotgun sequence DNA encodes the following proteins:
- the sf3a1 gene encoding splicing factor 3A subunit 1, with product MPPGPVQIVQPEPNNNKADEPKDETPATKPIVGIIYPPPEVRNIVDKTASFVARNGPEFEARIRQNEINNPKFNFLNPNDPYHAYYRHKVNEFKEGKAQEPSAAVPKVMQQQALQQAPQQQLPQKVQAQVIHETVVPKEPPPEFEFIADPPSISAFDLDVVKLTAQFVARNGRQFLTQLMQKEQRNYQFDFLRPQHSLFNYFTKLVEQYTKILIPPKGLLLKLKKEAENPREVMDQVRYRVEWAKFQERERKKEEEEREKERVAYAQIDWHDFVVVETVDFQPNEQGHFPPPTTPEELGARILIQERYEKFGESEEVEMEVESEDEEDDREDRDEGHPSQPDQDTQLQDMDEGSDDEDDMKAPLPPDNPMPPPLPPTPDQVIIRKDYDPKASKPPAPVAAPDEYLISPITGEKIPASKMQEHMRIGLLDPRWLEQRDRNIRERQTEDDVYAPGLDIESSLKQLAERRTDIFGVEETAIGKKIGEEEIQKPEEKVTWDGHSGSMARTQQAAQANITLQEQIEAIHKAKGLVQEDDSKEKIGPSKPSDIPQPPIPSSAPSLPKPSPPITSVPRPPPMPPSVRPTLLSAVPVLPRPPMAPVVRLTPGQVLTPMPPMLHAPRINVVPMPPSGPHLMAPRPPPMVVPAAFVPAPPVPQPPSSAPAPLPPAHPPPPHDDEPANKKMKTEDNLMPEEEFLRRNKGPVAVKVQVPNMQDKTEWKLNGQVLNFSVPLTDQVSVIKVKIHEATGMPAGKQKLQYEGIFIKDSNSLAYYNMNNGSVIHLALKERGGRKK from the exons ATGCCGCCTGGGCCTGTTCAAATAGTTCAGCCGGAGCCCAACAACAATAAG GCCGACGAACCAAAAGATGAAACTCCAGCTACAAAGCCAATCGTGGGAATCATTTACCCGCCCCCCGAAGTTCGGAACATTGTTGACAAGACCGCCAGCTTTGTAGCCAG AAATGGACCAGAGTTTGAGGCCAGGATCCGGCAGAACGAGATCAATAACCCTAAGTTCAACTTTCTGAACCCCAATGACCCCTACCATGCCTACTACCGGCACAAGGTCAACGAGTTCAAGGAGGGAAAGGCGCAGGAACCCTCTGCTGCTGTTCCCAAGGTCATGCAACAGCAGGCCTTGCAGCAGGCCCCCCAACAGCAGCTTCCCCAGAAG GTTCAGGCCCAGGTAATCCACGAGACGGTGGTGCCCAAGGAGCCCCCGCCAGAGTTTGAGTTTATCGCTGACCCGCCGTCAATCTCAGCCTTCGACCTCGACGTGGTCAAGCTGACGGCCCAGTTCGTGGCCCGCAACGGCCGGCAGTTCCTCACGCAGCTGATGCAGAAAGAGCAACGCAACTACCAGTTTGACTTCCTGCGGCCTCAACACAGCCTCTTCAACTACTTCACCAAGCTGGTGGAGCAGTACACCAAG ATCCTCATCCCTCCCAAAGGACTTCTGCTGAAACTGAAGAAAGAGGCGGAAAACCCCAGGGAAGTGATGGACCAG gtTAGGTACCGTGTGGAGTGGGCCAAGTTCCAGGAGCgcgagagaaagaaggaggaagaagagcgagagaaggagcgTGTGGCCTATGCTCAGATTGACTGGCATGACTTTGTTGTGGTGGAGACAGTGGACTTCCAGCCCAATGAGCAAG GTCACTTCCCCCCTCCCACAACACCCGAGGAGCTGGGAGCCCGCATTCTGATCCAGGAGCGCTACGAGAAGTTCGGAGAGAGCgaggaggtggagatggaggtggaGAGCGAGGATGAGGAGGACGACAGGGAGGACCGTGACGAAGGTCACCCCTCGCAGCCCGACCAGGACACACAGCTGCAGGACATGGACGAG GGCtctgatgatgaggatgatatGAAGGCACCTCTGCCCCCAGACAACCCCATGCCACCCCCTTTGCCGCCAACCCCAGACCAGGTCATCATCCGCAAGGACTACGACCCCAAAG CCTCCAAGCCCCCAGCCCCCGTGGCCGCTCCGGACGAGTACCTCATCTCCCCCATCACGGGAGAGAAGATCCCGGCCAGCAAGATGCAGGAGCACATGCGCATCGGGCTGCTGGACCCGCGCTGGCTGGAGCAGCGGGACCGCAACATCCGCGAGCGGCAGACCGAGGACGACGTCTACGCCCCGGGCCTGGACATCGAGAGCAGCCTGAAGCAGCTGGCCGAGAGGCGTACCGACATCTTCGGTGTGGAAGAGACGGCCATCGGAAAGAAGATCGGGGAGGAGGAGATCCAGAAGCCGGAGGAGAAG GTGACCTGGGACGGGCACTCGGGCAGCATGGCACGCACCCAGCAGGCGGCCCAGGCCAACATCACCCTGCAGGAGCAGATTGAGGCCATCCACAAGGCCAAGGGGCTGGTGCAGGAGGACGACAGCAAGGAGAAGATCGGCCCCAGCAAGCCCAGCGacatcccccagccccccatcccGTCCTCCGCCCCCAGCCTGCCCAAGCCCTCCCCGCCCATCACCTCAGTGCCACGCCCTCCTCCG ATGCCCCCTTCTGTGCGCCCCACCCTGCTGTCGGCCGTGCCCGTGCTCCCGCGGCCCCCCATGGCCCCCGTGGTGCGCCTGACACCCGGGCAGGTTCTAACCCCCATGCCCCCCATGCTGCACGCGCCTCGAATCAACGTGGTGCCCATGCCCCCATCAGGGCCGCACCTCATGGCCCCCAGGCCGCCTCCCATGGTGGTTCCTGCAG CCTTTGTTCCCGCTCCTCCGGTTCCGCAGCCCCCGAGCTCGGCCCCAGcgcccctgccccccgctcacccacccccgccccacgaCGACGAGCCTGCAAACAAGAAGATGAAGACTGAGGACAACCTGATGCCAGAGGAGGAGTTTCTGCGCCGGAACAAG GGCCCTGTGGCAGTCAAGGTACAGGTGCCCAACATGCAGGACAAGACAGAATGGAAGCTGAATGGACAGGTGCTCAACTTCTCCGTCCCGCTCACAGACCAG GTGTCTGTTATAAAGGTTAAAATCCACGAAGCTACAGGCATGCCAGCAGGAAAACAGAAACTACAATATGAG GGTATTTTCATCAAAGACTCCAACTCTCTGGCCTACTACAACATGAACAATGGCTCCGTTATCCATCTGGCTCTGAAGGAGAGAGGTGGCAGGAAGAAGTGA